From a region of the Fischerella sp. JS2 genome:
- the rpsM gene encoding 30S ribosomal protein S13, producing MARIAGVDLPRDKRVEIGLTYIYGIGLSRSQEILKATGVNPDTRVKDLSDADVAALRGEVEENYQVEGDLRRWEAMNIKRLVDIGTYRGRRHRMGLPVRGQRTRTNARTRRGRRQTVAGKKKAPGK from the coding sequence GTGGCACGTATTGCCGGAGTAGACCTACCACGCGATAAGCGTGTTGAAATAGGTCTAACTTATATTTATGGAATTGGTTTATCGCGATCGCAGGAGATTTTAAAGGCTACGGGTGTAAATCCTGATACTCGTGTCAAGGATCTCAGCGATGCTGATGTCGCAGCCCTACGGGGAGAAGTAGAAGAAAACTATCAAGTCGAAGGTGACTTGAGGCGCTGGGAAGCGATGAACATCAAGCGCCTAGTTGATATTGGTACTTATAGAGGGCGTCGTCATCGCATGGGCTTACCAGTGAGAGGACAGAGAACTCGCACCAATGCCCGCACCCGTCGAGGAAGACGACAAACAGTCGCTGGTAAGAAGAAGGCACCAGGGAAATAA
- the rpsK gene encoding 30S ribosomal protein S11 produces MARQPSKKTGSKKQKRNVPNGVAYIQSTFNNSIVTITDQNGDVISWASAGSSGFKGAKKGTPFAAQTAAESAARRAIDQGMRQIEVMVSGPGAGRETAIRALQGAGLEITLIRDITPIPHNGCRPPKRRRV; encoded by the coding sequence ATGGCGCGACAACCAAGCAAAAAAACCGGGAGTAAAAAACAAAAACGCAACGTACCAAATGGTGTTGCTTACATCCAATCTACTTTCAACAATAGCATTGTCACGATTACCGATCAAAACGGAGATGTGATCTCTTGGGCAAGTGCTGGTTCTAGCGGTTTTAAAGGAGCAAAAAAAGGAACTCCTTTTGCAGCTCAAACCGCAGCTGAAAGTGCAGCACGTCGAGCGATCGATCAGGGAATGCGCCAAATTGAGGTAATGGTCAGTGGCCCAGGAGCAGGTCGGGAAACGGCTATCCGAGCGCTGCAAGGAGCAGGGCTTGAAATTACGCTCATTCGGGATATTACTCCAATTCCTCACAACGGCTGCCGCCCCCCCAAACGCCGTCGAGTCTAA
- a CDS encoding DNA-directed RNA polymerase subunit alpha: MAQFQIECVESSTEESRSHYSKFILEPLERGQGTTVGNALRRVLLSNLEGTAVTAVRIAGVTHEFATVPGVREDVLEILMRMKEVILKSYSSQPQIGRLLVTGPATVTSAHFDLPSEVEVMDPTQYIATLAEGGKLEMEFRIEKGKGYRTVERGREEATSLDFLQIDSVFMPVRKVNYSVEETRGDNGMPRDRLLLEVWTNGSLSPQEALSSAAGILVDLFNPLKDIDIRQTDTDSDIPDDPTAQIPIEELQLSVRAYNCLKRAQVNSVADLLDYTQEDLLEIKNFGQKSAEEVVEALQRRLGITLPTERSSKHG; encoded by the coding sequence GTGGCGCAGTTTCAAATTGAATGTGTAGAGTCTAGTACAGAGGAAAGTCGGAGCCACTACAGTAAATTTATCCTAGAACCACTGGAACGGGGTCAAGGAACAACCGTTGGCAACGCTCTTAGACGCGTATTGTTGTCAAATTTAGAAGGTACGGCTGTGACAGCAGTACGAATTGCAGGAGTAACACATGAATTTGCCACCGTTCCTGGTGTTAGAGAGGATGTACTAGAAATCCTTATGAGAATGAAGGAAGTAATTCTCAAAAGTTATTCCTCTCAACCCCAAATAGGTCGTTTACTCGTCACTGGTCCGGCTACAGTCACATCAGCACACTTTGATTTACCGAGTGAAGTAGAAGTAATGGATCCGACCCAGTACATAGCTACCCTCGCCGAGGGGGGAAAGCTAGAAATGGAATTTCGGATTGAAAAAGGCAAAGGGTATCGCACTGTAGAAAGAGGTCGTGAGGAAGCCACATCTCTAGACTTTCTGCAAATAGACTCGGTGTTTATGCCAGTCAGAAAAGTTAATTACAGTGTTGAAGAGACTCGTGGTGATAACGGAATGCCAAGAGATAGATTGCTTCTAGAAGTTTGGACAAATGGCAGTCTTAGCCCTCAAGAAGCTCTCTCTTCTGCAGCTGGAATTTTGGTAGACTTATTCAACCCCTTAAAAGATATTGATATCAGACAAACAGATACAGATTCTGATATCCCAGATGATCCTACCGCTCAAATTCCGATTGAAGAGTTGCAGCTTTCTGTAAGAGCTTATAACTGTCTCAAACGGGCACAAGTTAACTCGGTAGCAGATTTGTTGGATTACACCCAAGAAGACCTGTTAGAAATTAAAAACTTTGGTCAGAAGTCAGCGGAAGAAGTAGTTGAAGCACTACAGCGACGCTTAGGCATTACCTTACCAACCGAAAGGTCTTCTAAACACGGTTAA